Below is a genomic region from Persicimonas caeni.
AGGAAGTACATGTACCGGTCTTTGTAGCGCTTGCGCAGCATCGTCTCGAGCTCGCTCTTCTCGAGCGAGTCGATGTACTTGTCGATGCCGTTGACCACCGAGTGCTCGCCCGTGTAGCGCAGGTAGGTGCCGCCGGTCTCCTCGGCGATCTCTTGGAGTGTGCTCTCGTCGAGCTTGGTGTAGACGAGCTCACCTTTTTGGTCGCGCTTGTAGCCTTTGAGGCGGCCGTCTTCCCCGTGGATGGGGATGCGGCTGCCGTCGGGGCTTCCCATGCCCACGGTGACCACGTGAATGCCGTGCTCGCGCGCCTTCTCTGCGGCCTCCATGGGCGACGACTCGTGGTCCTCGCCGTCGGTGATGAGCACGATGACCTGGTTTTTGGCCCGGCCGTCGTCGTCTTCGTCGTCGGGGGCTTTCTCTTCGAGTTGACCGTCGAGCTTCTTGCCGGTGAGCAACTCGGCGCTGTCGAGGATGGCCTGGCCAACGGACGTGCCGCCGATGGGCATCTGACCCGCCTCGAGCTTGTCCAAGTAGAAGCGAATCGCGCCGTAATCGGTCGTCAGCGGCGACTGCGCGAAGCTGATCGCCGTGAAGACGACCAGGCCCACGCGGTCGCCTGACAGGGTCTTCAGGGTCGTCTCGATCTCGTCTTTGGCGGCCTGCAGCCGGCTCGGCGGGATATCCTGGGCGCGCATGCTATTCGACAGGTCGAGCGCGAAGACCAGGTCGACACCGAAGCGCTTGATCGTGCGGTCGTCCTGGCCCCACTGGGGCTGGGCGGCGGCGACGCAAAGCAGCGCCACGGCCACCATCACGAGCACGCCGCGGGCGATCTGGCGGCGGTTGGAGTGACGCGCGGCCATCGCCTGGATGAGATGGTTGTGCCCGATCTTGTCCTGCAGGCGGCGCTTCCACCAAAAGTAGCCCGCCAGCGCCAAGATCATCGGCACCAAGAGCAGCAACAGATACAGGTTGTCGGGTCGGGCGAAGTGCATGGCGTGTTCACGGAAACTTGCGAAGCAGTGTGTACCGAAGGGTCATCTGCGCGGCGAGCAGCACCAGCGCCCAGATGACGAACGGGCGGAACAGCTCTTGTTTGTCGACGTTGGAGGCGTCCTTGATGCGCGTGCGCTCGAAGCGGTCCAGGATCGTGTGGATGCGCTCTTCGAGACCTTTGGCGTCGGTGGCCCGATAGAACTCGCCGTCGGTCTTGTCGGCGATCTTCTCGAGCAGCTCCGGGTTGATCGGGAACTTCTGCTGTCGATACGTGTTTTTGACCCCGAAGAAGCTCGGCACCCGCACGGGCACCAGCGTGGGGCCGTCTTTGCCCACCAGAATGGGGAAGACTTTGACGTCGAGGTCTTTGGCGATCTGGGCGGCCTGCATCGGCGAGATATTACCGCCGCGCCGGTCGCCGTCGGTGATCAGGATCAAGATCTTGGTCTTGGTGTCGCTGTCCTTGAGCCCGGCGACCGCGCGGCCCACCGCGTTGCCGATGGCGGTGCCGCCCGGGTCGATGTCGCCCAGCTTGAGCCGGTCGAGCATCCCGTCGATGGTGTTGTAATCGAGGGTGAGCGGGAACTGCAAAAAGGCGTTCTTGGCGAACACGACCATGCCGATGCGGTCGTATTTGCGCGAGCCGATAAACTCCTGGAGCACGTCGACGGCCGACTCGAAGCGACTCTTGGGCTTGTCGCCGCGCGCCTCCATCGCCTCGACCTCGGACATGTCTTTGTCGATGGCCTGCATCGAGCCCGACATGTCGAGGGCGAGGTAGATGTCGATGCCCTCGACCTCGACCTCTTCGGCCTCGACGGCCTGCGGGCGGGCCAGCGCGACGACCATCAGCGTGATGGCGATGAGCACGAGCAGGTCGGGCACCGGCTCGAGATAGCGCCGCCAGCCGCGGTTGAGCTTCTTGAAGGTCGCCGCCCGCGAGAACACGAAGGTGCCGACATTCTTGCGGCGAAAACGCGGCATAAAACGCCACGCCGCCAAGAGCGGGACGACCAGGAGGAGGGCCAACACCCACGGGTACGCGAATTCGAGGCTCATGCTTCGCCTCCGTCGGATGTATTCGGCGTTTTCGCAGTGTTCTGGTCAGGACGTCCGTTGTCTTCGTCTTCTAGAGTTTTGACGTCCTCGGAGCGTCCGTTGTCCTCGTCTTCGACGGGTTTGGAGTCGTCCGAACGGTCGCCGATCTCGCCTTCCCAGGTTTTGATCTCGCGTGATCGTCGGGTGTTTTCGGCTCCCACGTTCGGATTCTGCGAGATCTTCTCTCGATCCGGCGATTCCGGCTGCGAAGCGGCGAGATCATCCGATGATCTCGACTTCTCATCCTCCGAATCCGGTTGTCGGGGCTCGATCTCGGCGTCCCGTTTCTCAGATTCCGAGGGCGGCGGCTGTTCTAGTGATTCCGATTCTGGCAATTCCGATTCTGGCGATCCCGATTCTTCGGACTCGGCCTCGCCGTCGGGGGCCTCGTCTCTCGGGCGGGTCAACTCGACGATCGAGAAGCCTCGCCGGAGCGCCTGCTCGGCGCGCTCGCGCGCCGGGATGACGCCGCTGAACTTGATCAGGTCGCAGTGGAGCAGCCATTCGCGCACGTCTTCGTGCGACAGGCCCGCCGGCCACTCGACGCGCTCGAGGTGGTCGAGGATCTCGGTGGTGGTCAGCTCGGTGCCTCGGAACCCGTAGCGGCGCCCCAAGTACTCGCGCACCGCCTCGGACATGCGCACGTAGTAGAGCATGTACTCGCCGCGATCGAGCAGGTCGTCGGTGGTCAGGGCGCTGAGCTTTTCGAGGGCCACGATATGCGCCGGGCGCGGCGGCGGGCCGACCTCTTCTTCGCGGCGACGCGCGAACACAAACGTCAGCCCGGCGGCCAGAAGCGCGGTGAGCAGGCCGCCGCCCACCCAGGCGAGCGTGTAGTCGTCGGTCCACACGGCCACGGGGGCGCGGTGCGGCTTCATGTCCGGGGTTTTGTCGGCCGGAAGCACCGACACGACCTTGGCCTCGATGGGCTCGGTGGCCAATTGGGTCGAGGCGCCCTCGGAGGTCATCACGGTGACCGGAAACGAGGGCAGGGTGGTCGAGCCGGGCCGAAAGATCTGGAAGTCGAGGGTCAGCGTGGTCTTGTCGGCGCCCGCGGCGTCGCCCTTGACGGTGTCGCGACGGGTGTCGGCGAGCTCCCAGCGCGGGTTGCCGAAGGCGTCGGGCAGGTGGACGCTGGCCCCGGCGGGGTGCTCGACGTCGAGCTGCAGCTCGAGGCGTTGGCCGACGCGTGCTTGTTCGGGGGCTTCGAAGCGCTGGGTGAGCTTGGCGTCGACCGCGTCGGGCGTGTCCGACTCGCCCGCGGCCTCCGGGTTGGTCTTGGCGGCCACCGGCGCGCCGGCGTCGGGCTCGGCGGAGGTCGGCGCCGCGCCCAGCGCGAGCAGCGCGACCGCGCAGGTTGCCAATAACGTGTGTCCCAATCGTGTGCGTAACATCATCGCATCAGTACCGTTTGGAGCGGGTCCGAAAGTACTGCACCAGAGGCTCGATGTGGCTGGCGTCGGTGCGAATCGGGATATGGTCGACTTTGTGCTTGCGGAAGGTGCGCACGAGCTGCTTCTTGCGCCGCAGCGCCTCGCTTCGAAACTCCGAGCGCACCCGTTTGGACGAGGTGTCGACGGTGAAGATCTCGCCGGTCTCCGGGTCCTCGAAGGGCACCAGCCCCATGTCCGGAAGCTCGGTCTCCATCGGGTCCTCGAGGACCAGCGGGATGATCTCGTGGCGCCGGTTGGCGATGCTCAGGCTCGTCTCGAAGTCGGTGTCCTGAAAGTCGCTGATCACGAAGGTCAGCGCGCGCTTGCTGGTGATCCGACTCAGGTACTCGAGCGCGGCGGGGATGTCGGTGCCGCTGCGCTCGGGGGTGAAGTCGAGGATCTCGGTGATCACGCGCAGCACGTGCTTTCGGCCCTTCTTGGGCGGGATAAACGCCTCGATCTGGTCGGTGAACGTGATCAGGCCGACGCGGTCGTTGTTCTTGATGGCGCTAAAGGCGATGAGCGCGGCGAGCTCGGCGGCCGTCTCCTGCTTGCGCCGGTTGTAGGTGCCGAAGGTCTGGCTGCCGGAGGCGTCGACCAGAAGCAGCACGGTCAGCTCGCGCTCCTCGACGAACTGCTTGATATACAGGTCGTTCATCCGCGCCGACACGTTCCAGTCGATGACGCGAATATCGTCACCGGGCTGGTACTCGCGCACGTCGGTAAAGTCCATCCCGCGCCCTTTGAAGACGCTCTGGTACTGACCGGCGAGCTGGTCGTTGACCGCGCGGCGGGCGACCAGCTCGAGGTGCTTGACGGCTTTGATGAGTTCTTTTCGTAACATGAACTCCACTGCGTCAGACTGAGAGCGAACAAGTAAAAGAGCGAAAGAGCAAAAGAGCAAAAGCGACTCGCTTTCTTCTGGTTTTCGTTGGTCGACTCATCTGCTGTTTAGCTCTTTAGCTCTTTAGCTCATTAGCTCATTAGCTCATTTGCTGCTTCACGGGACTTCGATGGTCTCCAGAATCTGCTCGATGACTCGCTCGGAGGTGTACTCTTCGGCCTCGGCGGCAAACGTCAAGATGACGCGGTGGCGCAAGACGTCGTAGGCGATGGCCTTGATGTCCTCGGGGGTGACGTAGCCGCGGCGCCTGATGAACGCGTGGGCCTTGGCGGCCAGGTTCAGGTAGATAGTCGCGCGCGGGCTGGCGCCGAACTCGATGAAGTCCTTGAGCTCGCCCAGGCCGTGCTCCTCGGGGTTACGCGTGGCGAAGATGATGTCGACGATATAATCCTTGAGCTTGTCGTCGATGTAGATCTCGCGCACCGCCTTTTGCGACGCCAGAATCTGCTCGGGGGTGGCGACCGCCTCGAGCGCCTCGGGCATGGTGCGCTCGGTGACGCGGTCCATGATGAGCCGCTCCTCTTCGCGGGTCGGGTAGCCCACCCGGATCATGAGCATGAAGCGGTCGACCTGCGCCTCGGGCAAGGGGTAGGTGCCCTCTTGCTCGATGGGGTTTTGGGTCGCCAGCACCAAAAAGGGCGGCGGCATCTTGTAGGACGTCTCGCCGATGGTGACCTGGTGTTCCTGCATCGCCTCGAGCAGCGCCGACTGCACCTTGGCTGGCGCGCGGTTGATCTCGTCGGCCAGGAGCACGTTGGTGAACACGGGGCCCTTACGTGGGACGAACTCGCGGGTCTGCTGGTCGTAGATCATCGTGCCGATGAGGTCGGCCGGCAGCAGGTCGGGGGTGAACTGGATGCGCTGGAAGTCGAGGTCGACACACTGCGACAGCGACTTGACCGTCAGCGTCTTCGCCAGGCCGGGCACGCCCTCGAGAAGGACGTGGCCGCCGGTGAGCAGACCAATCAGGAGTCGCTCGACCATGTACTTTTGGCCGACGACCACGCGCTCGAGTTCGTGACGCATATCGTCGACGAACGCGCTGCGC
It encodes:
- a CDS encoding AAA family ATPase gives rise to the protein MTTEVGHLNEMIRERSAFVDDMRHELERVVVGQKYMVERLLIGLLTGGHVLLEGVPGLAKTLTVKSLSQCVDLDFQRIQFTPDLLPADLIGTMIYDQQTREFVPRKGPVFTNVLLADEINRAPAKVQSALLEAMQEHQVTIGETSYKMPPPFLVLATQNPIEQEGTYPLPEAQVDRFMLMIRVGYPTREEERLIMDRVTERTMPEALEAVATPEQILASQKAVREIYIDDKLKDYIVDIIFATRNPEEHGLGELKDFIEFGASPRATIYLNLAAKAHAFIRRRGYVTPEDIKAIAYDVLRHRVILTFAAEAEEYTSERVIEQILETIEVP
- a CDS encoding DUF58 domain-containing protein, encoding MLRKELIKAVKHLELVARRAVNDQLAGQYQSVFKGRGMDFTDVREYQPGDDIRVIDWNVSARMNDLYIKQFVEERELTVLLLVDASGSQTFGTYNRRKQETAAELAALIAFSAIKNNDRVGLITFTDQIEAFIPPKKGRKHVLRVITEILDFTPERSGTDIPAALEYLSRITSKRALTFVISDFQDTDFETSLSIANRRHEIIPLVLEDPMETELPDMGLVPFEDPETGEIFTVDTSSKRVRSEFRSEALRRKKQLVRTFRKHKVDHIPIRTDASHIEPLVQYFRTRSKRY
- a CDS encoding VWA domain-containing protein — translated: MSLEFAYPWVLALLLVVPLLAAWRFMPRFRRKNVGTFVFSRAATFKKLNRGWRRYLEPVPDLLVLIAITLMVVALARPQAVEAEEVEVEGIDIYLALDMSGSMQAIDKDMSEVEAMEARGDKPKSRFESAVDVLQEFIGSRKYDRIGMVVFAKNAFLQFPLTLDYNTIDGMLDRLKLGDIDPGGTAIGNAVGRAVAGLKDSDTKTKILILITDGDRRGGNISPMQAAQIAKDLDVKVFPILVGKDGPTLVPVRVPSFFGVKNTYRQQKFPINPELLEKIADKTDGEFYRATDAKGLEERIHTILDRFERTRIKDASNVDKQELFRPFVIWALVLLAAQMTLRYTLLRKFP